The following proteins come from a genomic window of Terribacillus aidingensis:
- a CDS encoding LLM class flavin-dependent oxidoreductase, whose amino-acid sequence MTRTPLSVLDLSPVPDNKTPKEAFENSKQLIQHTEKLGYNRYWVAEHHNMPSIASSATSVLIGYLAGHSSTIRVGSGGVMLPNHSPLVVAEQFGTLATMYPDRIDLGLGRAPGTDYMTSRALRRDAHTAAERFPDDVQELLQYLGDDNLPIKAHPGHGTHVPVYLLGSSTFSAQLAAMLGLPFAFASHFAPGELHNALRLYRERFQPSVYLDKPYTMVTVNGIVADTNEEAEFLSTTLKLKFLSIIRGRSGSSTAPVESMDHIWNEHEKLHVTNTLTYSFVGDKEKVANELEAFHAKTQFDELIVSADVYDQEKRRNSYTLLSELWK is encoded by the coding sequence ATGACCAGAACACCTTTATCGGTTTTGGACTTATCACCTGTACCAGACAATAAAACACCAAAAGAAGCTTTCGAGAACAGTAAACAGCTGATTCAGCATACAGAAAAACTAGGGTATAACCGTTACTGGGTTGCTGAGCACCACAACATGCCGAGTATTGCGAGCTCCGCAACTTCTGTATTGATCGGCTATCTTGCTGGACATAGCTCCACTATCCGCGTCGGCTCCGGCGGTGTGATGCTGCCGAACCACTCACCGCTAGTCGTAGCGGAGCAATTCGGGACATTGGCAACGATGTACCCAGACCGTATCGATCTTGGTTTAGGTCGTGCACCTGGTACAGACTATATGACAAGCCGTGCTTTGCGCCGTGATGCTCACACAGCCGCGGAAAGATTCCCAGATGATGTTCAGGAATTGCTGCAATATCTTGGTGATGACAACTTGCCAATCAAAGCACATCCAGGTCATGGAACGCACGTACCGGTTTATTTGTTAGGTTCCAGCACATTCAGCGCACAGCTTGCTGCAATGCTCGGTTTGCCATTTGCATTCGCCAGCCATTTCGCACCAGGAGAGCTGCACAATGCATTGCGTCTATACCGCGAACGATTCCAGCCTTCTGTTTATCTGGACAAACCATATACAATGGTCACTGTTAACGGTATCGTTGCGGATACAAATGAAGAAGCGGAATTCCTTTCCACAACATTGAAGCTAAAATTCCTAAGCATCATCCGCGGTCGCTCCGGATCTTCCACTGCCCCAGTAGAGAGCATGGATCATATCTGGAACGAGCATGAAAAGCTCCATGTCACAAATACTCTGACTTACTCCTTCGTCGGAGATAAAGAAAAAGTGGCCAATGAACTGGAAGCCTTCCATGCAAAAACACAGTTTGACGAACTTATCGTTTCAGCAGATGTTTACGACCAAGAAAAACGCAGAAACAGCTATACATTGCTTTCTGAGCTTTGGAAGTAA
- a CDS encoding NADPH-dependent oxidoreductase, whose amino-acid sequence MNDFINQLHNHRSVRTFTDKQLTQEQLDAIMGAAIQAPNWINGQQVSVVVVTDKERKRQLAALSGNQKHIDDAAAFLVFCMDYSRAKHITDLHDKELEVMENIEAVLVGSTDVGIALGTAVAAAESMGIGTVPIGGVRRSPAEISELLELPELAFPISGLAIGYPADPLPAQSPRIPMEAFYHKETYVQNQQEAVEEMDKRQQDAIKARTGETKAHPWSERIAAFYSERYKEYGKVTDVLKQNGFDYK is encoded by the coding sequence ATGAACGACTTCATCAATCAATTGCACAATCACCGTTCCGTAAGGACATTCACTGATAAACAACTGACACAAGAGCAGCTTGATGCCATCATGGGCGCCGCTATCCAAGCTCCGAACTGGATCAACGGCCAGCAGGTTTCTGTTGTCGTTGTTACTGACAAAGAGAGAAAACGCCAGTTAGCGGCGCTTTCCGGTAATCAGAAACATATTGATGACGCAGCTGCTTTTCTCGTTTTCTGCATGGATTACAGCCGCGCCAAGCATATAACGGATCTACACGATAAGGAACTTGAGGTTATGGAGAATATCGAGGCTGTGCTAGTAGGCTCTACTGACGTTGGCATTGCACTCGGTACTGCTGTTGCTGCAGCAGAATCCATGGGAATTGGCACCGTACCTATCGGCGGCGTCCGCAGAAGTCCAGCCGAAATTTCAGAGCTGCTTGAGCTGCCTGAGCTTGCTTTCCCAATCTCTGGTTTGGCCATCGGCTACCCGGCAGATCCGCTCCCAGCACAAAGCCCGCGAATTCCAATGGAAGCTTTCTATCATAAAGAAACATATGTACAAAACCAGCAGGAAGCTGTCGAAGAAATGGACAAAAGACAGCAAGACGCTATCAAAGCCCGAACAGGCGAAACAAAAGCTCACCCTTGGTCAGAAAGAATTGCTGCTTTCTATTCCGAACGATATAAAGAATACGGAAAAGTGACAGACGTTCTGAAACAAAACGGATTCGATTATAAATAA
- a CDS encoding spore coat protein gives MDKLIEILGSAREITDQVIVTDLLVTVKTGIINTAKAINETGNEQLRTDLKSKLHEHIEQHERIFSYMMEHGYYFPQTPTQQIHVLNETAETVLTLNKD, from the coding sequence ATGGATAAGCTTATTGAAATCCTGGGGTCTGCCCGGGAGATTACAGATCAAGTGATTGTTACTGATTTGCTGGTCACTGTCAAAACCGGCATCATCAACACCGCGAAGGCTATAAATGAAACGGGAAATGAACAGCTGCGCACCGATTTAAAGTCCAAGCTGCATGAACACATCGAACAGCATGAACGGATTTTCAGCTATATGATGGAGCATGGCTATTACTTCCCGCAAACGCCAACCCAGCAGATTCATGTATTGAATGAAACAGCTGAAACTGTTTTGACACTGAATAAGGACTAA
- a CDS encoding spore coat protein, producing the protein MNDNQQLAPHETMEVHELLNFKTTSVMKAKFLQGVVFDQKIKQLMERDVETSVRQIRELEELYSKSQLVKEGEADA; encoded by the coding sequence ATGAATGATAATCAACAACTGGCTCCGCATGAAACGATGGAAGTTCATGAGCTGCTGAACTTCAAGACAACGTCCGTTATGAAGGCGAAGTTCCTGCAAGGCGTTGTGTTTGATCAGAAAATCAAGCAGCTGATGGAGAGAGATGTGGAAACCTCTGTACGCCAAATTCGGGAACTCGAGGAGTTGTACAGCAAGTCTCAGCTCGTAAAGGAAGGTGAAGCAGATGCGTGA
- a CDS encoding spore coat protein, producing MRDYLDPENAKGMPDLMDSAICTEMLITAKSAVNNYAIAITEAVNPELRQTLVRHLDEAIEMQGAISALMAQHNWLFPADPKSQFPFDRKAANTAIDVVSMDLFQYDTDRLGMFATPTNTESKENQQ from the coding sequence ATGCGTGATTACCTAGACCCGGAAAACGCCAAAGGAATGCCTGACCTGATGGATTCGGCCATCTGTACAGAGATGCTTATTACTGCAAAATCAGCGGTGAACAACTATGCAATCGCAATAACGGAAGCTGTAAATCCAGAGCTGCGACAAACCCTGGTTCGACATTTGGATGAAGCAATTGAGATGCAGGGTGCTATTTCTGCCTTGATGGCACAGCACAATTGGCTGTTTCCAGCAGACCCGAAATCACAGTTTCCATTCGATCGGAAAGCTGCCAATACAGCAATCGATGTGGTCAGCATGGATTTATTCCAATATGACACCGACCGTCTCGGTATGTTTGCGACGCCGACCAATACCGAATCGAAGGAGAATCAGCAATGA
- a CDS encoding zinc-dependent alcohol dehydrogenase, with amino-acid sequence MKAVTYQGIKDVHVKEVKAPSIKKPDDIIVKLTATAICGSDLHLIHGMIPNMPENYIIGHEPMGIVEEVGPEVTKVKKGDRVVIPFNVSCGECFFCQHDLESQCDNSNKNGQVGAYFGYSDNNGGYPGGQAEYMRVPYGNFVPFKIPENSEVADEQLILLADAGSTAFWSVDNGGVKPGDTVIIFGCGPVGLLAQKFAWLKGAKRVIAVDYIDYRLEHAKRTNNVEIVNFEQHENTGEYLKEITKGGADVVIDAVGMDGKMTPMEFIGSGLKLQGGALGAFVMAAQCVRKGGNIQVTGAYGGRYNAFPFGDIFQRNVTIKSGQAPVIHTMPYLHGLLQDRKVDLADIITHILPLDQAKEGYEKFDTKTDGCIKVILKP; translated from the coding sequence ATGAAGGCAGTGACGTATCAAGGGATAAAAGACGTTCATGTAAAAGAAGTGAAGGCACCATCGATCAAGAAACCGGATGATATCATCGTCAAGCTGACTGCTACAGCGATTTGCGGCTCTGATCTGCATTTGATACATGGGATGATTCCGAATATGCCGGAGAATTATATCATCGGCCATGAACCGATGGGAATCGTCGAGGAAGTCGGCCCCGAGGTAACAAAAGTGAAAAAAGGCGACCGCGTAGTCATTCCGTTCAATGTGAGCTGCGGAGAATGCTTCTTCTGTCAGCATGATCTGGAAAGCCAATGTGACAACAGCAATAAAAACGGGCAAGTAGGTGCCTATTTCGGCTATTCAGATAACAATGGCGGCTACCCGGGCGGACAAGCGGAATACATGAGGGTACCTTATGGTAACTTTGTGCCTTTCAAGATTCCGGAGAATTCCGAGGTTGCGGATGAGCAGCTGATTTTGCTGGCAGATGCAGGGTCGACAGCTTTCTGGTCAGTCGATAATGGGGGCGTAAAGCCTGGCGATACAGTTATCATATTCGGATGTGGTCCTGTCGGGCTACTTGCACAGAAATTTGCCTGGCTGAAGGGTGCAAAACGTGTCATCGCTGTTGACTACATTGATTACCGTCTGGAGCATGCGAAGCGTACCAATAACGTAGAGATAGTAAATTTCGAGCAGCATGAGAATACAGGTGAATACCTCAAGGAGATAACAAAAGGCGGAGCTGACGTGGTCATCGACGCGGTCGGCATGGATGGGAAAATGACTCCAATGGAATTCATCGGCAGCGGGCTGAAGCTTCAGGGCGGAGCATTAGGTGCCTTTGTCATGGCAGCTCAATGTGTCCGTAAAGGCGGTAATATCCAAGTGACAGGAGCATACGGCGGCCGTTATAATGCGTTTCCTTTCGGTGATATATTCCAGCGGAACGTCACAATCAAAAGCGGGCAAGCTCCCGTCATCCACACCATGCCGTATTTGCATGGATTGCTTCAGGATCGGAAGGTCGACTTGGCTGATATCATCACACATATCCTTCCGCTCGATCAAGCTAAAGAAGGCTACGAAAAATTCGATACGAAAACTGATGGCTGTATCAAGGTCATATTGAAACCATAA
- a CDS encoding ABC transporter substrate-binding protein yields MDISYYLIRAHLYEKEKDGQVSCTLQEIEAIWQCTRRHVIRKLKKLEELGHLRYQPGRGRGKKSILSFPSDFREDVEKYMKFCIQEDKPTILFQLLLLPIPRHWYAHMTELEQLFGYQQQEGQDTLRTVFNRPITTLDPCASSITFESHLIEQISDTLVIYDQETDSIHPHLAHHWKTNDDSTEWIFYLRKGVLFHHLREMAAEDIAYTIDRFKPDSPYYWLVSDIAQTEVIDRYIIRFQLAQPNPFFLRYMASVSMAILPRDVPFNEYEWVATGPYQLKERTEQKLVLEVFPSYFQMRPFLDRVEMWRIKPGEKKVNYSLPDQQGPTQSHYEVEPGFRFLAFNFHRDSIIQDRYFREAMYHLVDTERIFTELNLENLFGKLKHASSFFLEKSVAPMKSEQKLLEALKKTAYQGESLKVGVLRHKSAGIQAEWLSQEAAKYGIILELCEYELDSIYNKKEMLAFDMAFMGEVANIDRELSFIGAFKNEALLFRTYFSPAHLQKIDTYLEAFKNGKTTKDRYKIADKIESYLHQERLIIFQNHPMKERTHTAFLQDFELTGFGHPNFRKLWIDKLA; encoded by the coding sequence TTGGATATTAGCTACTACCTCATACGAGCCCATTTATACGAGAAAGAAAAGGACGGACAAGTATCATGTACGCTGCAGGAAATCGAAGCTATCTGGCAATGTACGAGAAGGCATGTCATCCGCAAACTGAAGAAGCTGGAGGAACTTGGGCACCTTCGCTATCAGCCTGGACGAGGCAGAGGCAAAAAGTCCATCCTTTCGTTTCCGAGCGATTTTCGGGAAGACGTAGAAAAGTATATGAAATTCTGCATTCAGGAAGATAAACCCACTATCCTCTTCCAGCTCCTGCTACTGCCGATTCCCCGTCACTGGTATGCCCATATGACGGAACTGGAGCAGCTTTTCGGCTACCAGCAGCAGGAAGGGCAGGATACGCTTCGTACCGTGTTCAATCGGCCGATTACAACGCTTGATCCATGCGCAAGCTCGATTACCTTCGAAAGCCATCTGATTGAGCAGATCAGCGACACCCTAGTAATCTACGATCAAGAAACAGACAGCATACACCCCCATCTGGCCCATCATTGGAAAACGAATGATGATAGCACCGAATGGATTTTTTATTTGCGAAAAGGTGTCCTTTTTCATCATTTACGAGAGATGGCTGCAGAGGATATAGCCTATACGATAGACCGCTTCAAACCAGATTCGCCATATTACTGGCTCGTTAGTGATATAGCGCAGACAGAAGTGATCGATCGTTATATCATCCGGTTCCAGCTAGCACAGCCTAATCCGTTTTTCCTTCGTTATATGGCGAGTGTAAGCATGGCAATCCTTCCAAGAGACGTGCCTTTCAATGAGTACGAATGGGTAGCAACCGGACCTTATCAATTGAAAGAAAGAACGGAGCAAAAACTTGTGCTAGAGGTTTTCCCTTCTTACTTCCAAATGCGTCCTTTCCTTGATAGAGTCGAAATGTGGCGTATCAAACCCGGTGAAAAGAAAGTCAATTACAGTTTGCCTGACCAACAGGGACCGACGCAGTCACACTATGAAGTTGAGCCAGGGTTCCGGTTCCTTGCCTTCAATTTTCATCGTGATTCTATCATCCAGGACAGATATTTCCGGGAAGCTATGTATCACTTAGTAGACACAGAGAGAATTTTCACCGAGTTAAACTTGGAGAATCTGTTTGGTAAATTGAAGCATGCAAGCAGCTTCTTCCTTGAGAAATCCGTTGCACCTATGAAAAGTGAACAAAAACTACTGGAAGCGCTGAAAAAAACAGCTTATCAGGGTGAGTCATTAAAGGTGGGTGTCCTGCGTCATAAGTCTGCTGGAATCCAAGCCGAATGGCTGTCGCAAGAAGCGGCTAAGTATGGCATAATCCTTGAACTATGCGAATATGAACTGGACAGTATTTATAACAAAAAAGAGATGCTTGCATTCGACATGGCCTTCATGGGGGAAGTTGCCAATATTGACCGCGAGCTTTCATTCATTGGGGCCTTTAAAAATGAAGCATTGTTATTCCGGACATACTTTAGCCCGGCTCACCTCCAAAAGATTGATACCTATTTGGAAGCTTTCAAAAACGGTAAAACAACGAAAGATAGATATAAAATCGCCGATAAAATTGAATCCTACCTTCATCAGGAACGACTCATCATCTTCCAGAATCATCCGATGAAAGAACGAACCCATACTGCTTTCCTGCAGGATTTTGAGCTGACCGGATTCGGCCACCCGAATTTCCGCAAGCTGTGGATTGATAAATTGGCATAA
- a CDS encoding MFS transporter, translating into MFRSLHPNIRIRIYTSFMSRMIGSMIFPFMAVYFVQEMNAAIAGILMMVNVIIQFLASLYGGHLADRIGRKRMMVLGEAAKAAAFIGMVLANTPSFTSASITFAMLMVISIASGMIMPAQEAMLIDVSTQETRAYMYAINYWANNLAMMIGLTIGGWLFQDYMFQLLIGLVVMSIITMAITIMFIQETYTVRTTAGEKKDLGLKSLFRSYRSVGRDRAFLLFVLSGIAILSLEFQRSNYLTVRMEKDIAEMSMSIFGFSLSVDGLRLVSLLTVENTLIIVLFTGLVTKLIKGHNERLVMYTGFILFGAGFAIMAVSNSPFLLAAAVLILSLGELMYVPTRQSMLADMVDDTKRGTYMAFHGFVFQFGKLIGAAGIIMGESVGKYGMGFSYIVFTLLGILFCEMALRQRYASVKRVPPKEKTKLI; encoded by the coding sequence ATGTTCAGAAGTCTGCATCCGAATATTAGAATACGAATTTATACTTCATTTATGAGCCGCATGATTGGAAGCATGATCTTCCCATTTATGGCGGTCTATTTTGTACAAGAAATGAATGCGGCAATCGCAGGGATACTCATGATGGTCAACGTCATTATTCAATTCCTGGCAAGTCTTTATGGCGGGCACTTAGCCGATCGAATCGGAAGGAAGCGGATGATGGTACTTGGCGAAGCGGCAAAAGCAGCAGCATTCATCGGAATGGTCTTGGCCAATACACCAAGTTTCACTTCCGCTTCCATAACCTTTGCCATGCTAATGGTGATCAGTATTGCCAGCGGGATGATAATGCCAGCCCAAGAGGCGATGCTCATTGATGTGAGTACACAGGAAACTCGTGCTTATATGTACGCTATCAACTATTGGGCAAATAATCTGGCTATGATGATCGGTCTCACGATCGGTGGCTGGCTTTTCCAGGATTATATGTTCCAGCTGCTTATCGGATTAGTGGTCATGTCTATCATCACCATGGCTATTACAATTATGTTCATCCAAGAAACATACACGGTCCGCACAACGGCTGGAGAAAAGAAAGACCTTGGATTGAAATCTTTATTCCGGAGTTATCGCAGTGTTGGTAGAGATAGAGCCTTTTTGCTGTTTGTGCTTAGCGGCATCGCCATCCTATCGCTTGAATTCCAGCGAAGCAATTATTTGACGGTTCGTATGGAGAAGGACATCGCAGAGATGAGCATGTCTATTTTCGGCTTCAGTTTATCCGTAGATGGACTGCGGCTGGTCAGTCTCCTGACTGTGGAAAATACACTGATAATTGTGCTATTCACCGGATTGGTCACCAAGCTGATCAAAGGGCATAATGAGCGTCTGGTTATGTATACAGGCTTTATTCTTTTCGGCGCAGGATTTGCCATCATGGCTGTCAGCAACAGCCCATTTCTTTTGGCAGCAGCAGTTCTGATCTTATCCTTAGGAGAATTGATGTATGTACCAACCAGGCAGAGCATGCTGGCTGACATGGTCGATGATACGAAACGCGGGACGTACATGGCTTTTCACGGCTTTGTGTTCCAATTCGGGAAGCTGATCGGTGCCGCGGGCATCATCATGGGAGAATCTGTCGGCAAGTACGGAATGGGATTTAGCTATATTGTCTTTACGCTGCTTGGCATCTTGTTCTGTGAAATGGCACTGCGCCAGCGGTATGCAAGTGTTAAGCGTGTCCCTCCAAAAGAAAAAACCAAACTTATTTAG
- a CDS encoding LURP-one-related family protein, translated as MGTYYIKQRVFSFKDSFSVFDAEQQELYRVKSKLFSLQDRLTITDLDDKPLVEIKQQLAFLKPRYIIEEKGQKVAEVTKNFTFFKANFSLKPQNWSLHGDVWSHQYTLTDENGPLMHVTKKWFTWGDTYEMQIEDESHLLTYIAVMIVMDMVLHNNSTFAFDGGGGE; from the coding sequence ATGGGGACTTATTATATCAAACAGAGAGTATTCAGCTTTAAGGATAGCTTTTCGGTATTCGATGCAGAACAGCAGGAGCTGTACCGTGTCAAAAGCAAACTCTTTTCACTGCAGGATCGACTTACGATAACCGATCTTGATGATAAGCCGCTTGTTGAAATCAAGCAGCAGCTAGCCTTTTTGAAGCCAAGATATATCATCGAAGAGAAAGGACAAAAAGTTGCCGAAGTGACCAAGAATTTCACCTTCTTCAAAGCTAACTTCTCGTTAAAGCCGCAAAACTGGAGCCTGCATGGCGACGTTTGGTCACATCAGTACACACTGACGGATGAAAATGGACCATTGATGCATGTAACGAAGAAGTGGTTCACCTGGGGCGATACGTATGAAATGCAAATAGAGGATGAATCCCATTTGCTTACGTATATTGCTGTTATGATTGTAATGGATATGGTCTTGCATAATAATAGTACTTTCGCTTTTGATGGGGGAGGCGGGGAATAA
- a CDS encoding YafY family protein: MKLERLISIIYKLLNHEVLSASVLAEEFQVSPRTIYRDIDVICAAGIPVISYQGNKGGYGIMDGYKMDRSLLGSYDVDYLVTVLRSLATVFEDERVQSTIERLQTIGKDNQNQNLSVDFESYRTAPEALRQLRSGITERKVISFDYINAQNERTTRDVEPLQLHYKYSNWYLNGFCRKRKDYREFRLSRMLKLSLTQDSFQPHDEILKEDYTSDNEWGNKVSDVVIKVRQESLAEALDQFHQVDKQFHDDGSMTMRIPVYEPLKARWLWSILLSFSSGVEVVQPHALRVILKEKLKNTIKLYEEV; encoded by the coding sequence ATGAAATTGGAGCGTTTGATTTCTATAATCTACAAACTGTTGAACCACGAAGTTCTGTCTGCATCTGTGCTCGCTGAAGAGTTCCAAGTTTCCCCAAGAACTATTTACCGGGATATCGATGTGATTTGTGCTGCAGGAATCCCGGTTATATCGTATCAGGGAAATAAGGGTGGCTATGGCATTATGGACGGATACAAGATGGACAGAAGCTTGCTCGGTTCATACGATGTTGATTATCTGGTTACGGTGCTCCGCAGCCTAGCCACTGTGTTTGAAGATGAACGTGTACAGAGCACCATTGAGCGCCTTCAAACAATTGGGAAGGACAATCAAAATCAGAATCTTTCGGTGGACTTTGAAAGCTATCGGACGGCGCCGGAAGCACTTCGTCAATTGCGTTCTGGCATCACGGAGCGAAAAGTTATTTCCTTTGATTATATAAATGCACAAAATGAACGTACCACCCGTGATGTGGAACCATTGCAGCTTCATTATAAGTATAGCAATTGGTACCTTAATGGATTTTGCCGAAAACGGAAGGATTATAGGGAGTTCCGATTGTCCAGGATGCTGAAGCTGTCTTTGACGCAGGATTCGTTTCAGCCACATGACGAGATTCTGAAAGAAGATTATACTTCTGACAACGAATGGGGAAATAAGGTGTCTGATGTGGTAATAAAGGTTAGACAGGAGTCATTGGCGGAAGCGTTGGATCAGTTTCACCAGGTTGATAAGCAATTTCATGATGATGGTAGCATGACGATGAGAATCCCGGTTTATGAGCCGTTAAAAGCACGATGGTTATGGTCAATTCTGCTGAGTTTCAGCAGCGGAGTCGAAGTCGTCCAGCCGCACGCCCTTCGAGTCATTTTAAAAGAGAAACTGAAAAACACAATTAAACTTTATGAAGAAGTATGA
- a CDS encoding DinB family protein, whose product MNHPEQMFNYHSWANQTILNRIKELPANVLREEVNTAFPTIAQAFSHIYAVESVWYRVLNGARMQEALEMCMPLEKENLLHSADQFANDFAQSAEHYKEWLRDQEDLERTILLENPYAGTRETRLSEIVLHVVNHGTYHRGNVSAMLRQLGHASTMNDYSLFWYQ is encoded by the coding sequence ATGAATCATCCCGAACAAATGTTTAACTACCATTCTTGGGCCAATCAAACCATCCTAAACCGGATCAAGGAGCTTCCAGCCAATGTGCTGCGCGAGGAAGTGAACACCGCGTTTCCTACTATTGCCCAAGCTTTCAGTCATATCTATGCAGTGGAAAGTGTCTGGTATAGGGTTTTAAATGGTGCTCGAATGCAGGAAGCTCTGGAAATGTGTATGCCACTTGAAAAGGAGAATCTTCTGCATTCTGCAGATCAATTTGCAAACGACTTCGCGCAGTCAGCGGAACATTACAAAGAATGGTTAAGAGACCAGGAAGACTTGGAGCGAACTATTCTGCTCGAGAATCCATATGCTGGAACTAGAGAAACTCGGTTATCAGAAATTGTACTGCATGTAGTCAATCATGGTACCTATCACCGGGGCAATGTCTCTGCAATGCTGCGCCAGTTGGGCCACGCCTCTACTATGAACGATTATTCACTCTTTTGGTATCAGTAA
- a CDS encoding NAD(P)H-binding protein: MQTEQKKRPVVALTGASGYIGSHLLDKLKERFDVIALSRSGDKRENTEQVTWRSCDLFSQIDTEKGLQGADIAVYLVHSMSPSAKLTQARFEDMDVILADNFAQAAKKNGVKQIVYLSGIIPQEEKLSRHLRSRLEVEKILGSYGVPVTTVRAGLIVGPKGSSFPIAEKLVKRLPVMVLPNWTRTETHPIALADVLTALQKSVGNKDVANKAIDVGGPEVMTYKEMLEHISRVMGKKFLSIHVPFPTIKLSRLWVKLISGMPKETVYPLIESLTHPMVAQPSHYVEGISNGQIPFDEAAKTAMDEEQKSKDSKHSKKLTLPSPPPRQDVRSVQRMPLPSGRDAGWAAKHYMSWVSESLRPFVRTEVDDQLNCKIYLTFTKQPLLILSYAKERSTPHRALYYITGGLFANVKESQRGRIEFRQIPGKQEMVVAIHEYLPSLPWFVYKYTQAPIHMLVMFLYRKHLERLVRHKKQSGLQIPQLATKH, encoded by the coding sequence ATGCAAACCGAACAGAAAAAACGCCCCGTCGTCGCTTTGACAGGAGCGAGCGGCTACATAGGCAGTCATTTATTGGATAAATTGAAAGAGCGTTTTGACGTCATCGCCCTATCACGGAGCGGTGACAAGCGGGAGAACACTGAACAGGTAACATGGCGGTCATGCGATTTATTTTCCCAGATCGATACCGAAAAGGGTCTTCAAGGAGCAGATATCGCCGTCTACCTTGTCCACTCGATGAGCCCATCCGCCAAGCTCACACAGGCGAGATTTGAGGATATGGATGTCATTTTGGCCGATAACTTTGCCCAAGCAGCCAAGAAAAACGGCGTGAAGCAAATCGTTTATTTAAGCGGAATCATACCGCAGGAGGAAAAACTGTCCCGTCATCTTCGCAGCCGATTGGAAGTAGAAAAAATTCTTGGATCTTACGGCGTACCTGTGACGACAGTCCGAGCTGGATTAATCGTCGGTCCGAAAGGCTCTTCTTTTCCGATTGCTGAAAAATTGGTCAAACGGCTTCCCGTCATGGTGCTTCCAAACTGGACAAGAACTGAGACACACCCAATCGCCCTTGCCGATGTACTGACTGCCTTACAAAAAAGCGTCGGCAACAAAGATGTTGCAAATAAAGCGATCGATGTTGGCGGACCTGAGGTTATGACTTACAAGGAAATGCTGGAACACATCTCCCGCGTAATGGGCAAGAAATTCCTAAGCATACATGTGCCATTTCCAACTATCAAACTGTCTCGTCTTTGGGTAAAACTTATCAGCGGTATGCCCAAGGAAACTGTCTACCCACTGATTGAAAGTCTAACGCACCCTATGGTTGCGCAACCTTCACACTACGTGGAAGGCATCAGTAATGGTCAAATTCCTTTTGATGAAGCTGCCAAGACTGCCATGGATGAAGAGCAGAAAAGTAAAGATTCCAAGCATAGTAAAAAGCTGACGCTCCCTTCCCCACCGCCTCGCCAGGACGTGCGCTCTGTACAACGCATGCCGCTACCTTCTGGCAGAGATGCAGGATGGGCAGCGAAGCATTACATGAGCTGGGTATCCGAGTCCCTGCGACCTTTTGTTCGGACCGAGGTTGATGATCAGCTTAACTGCAAAATCTATCTGACATTTACCAAGCAGCCGCTGCTGATACTTTCTTACGCCAAAGAAAGAAGTACACCCCACCGCGCATTGTATTACATTACTGGCGGCTTGTTCGCGAATGTAAAAGAAAGCCAGCGGGGCCGCATTGAATTTCGTCAAATACCAGGAAAGCAGGAGATGGTCGTGGCCATACACGAATACTTACCTTCCTTGCCTTGGTTCGTCTATAAATATACTCAGGCACCTATCCATATGCTAGTTATGTTCTTGTATCGGAAGCATCTCGAGCGTCTGGTCCGCCATAAGAAGCAGTCCGGTTTACAAATACCACAGCTTGCGACAAAGCATTGA